One genomic window of Psychrobacillus sp. INOP01 includes the following:
- a CDS encoding DUF3298 and DUF4163 domain-containing protein: protein MDLPVRIETKYIRKSSPKINVYYPIVTNLPHPAVEKKINADIIHELNKLLIEQGFYSEHLVEMVGTYEIKTNERGVLSLSLTVYSFTGGAHGLTITKSLTFDVKTGKQYALSELFKPDSNYVKVLSEMIEKKMVEWDVPLLEGFTQIRSDQDFYIADHSLVIYFQVYELTPYVYGFPYFPIIIKDIEGIIREGGILEKMIPF, encoded by the coding sequence TTGGATCTTCCTGTTCGTATAGAAACGAAATATATTAGGAAAAGTTCACCAAAGATTAACGTTTATTATCCTATTGTAACTAACTTACCTCATCCTGCAGTTGAAAAAAAGATAAATGCAGATATTATTCATGAACTGAACAAGCTTTTGATCGAACAAGGATTTTACAGTGAGCATTTAGTAGAAATGGTCGGTACTTATGAGATCAAAACAAATGAGCGTGGTGTTCTAAGCTTAAGTTTAACTGTCTATTCATTTACAGGAGGTGCGCACGGTCTTACAATTACGAAATCACTCACCTTCGACGTCAAGACAGGCAAGCAGTATGCACTAAGTGAACTGTTTAAGCCGGATAGTAATTATGTGAAAGTACTCTCTGAAATGATTGAAAAGAAAATGGTAGAGTGGGATGTGCCTCTATTAGAGGGTTTTACACAAATACGTAGTGACCAAGACTTTTACATAGCCGATCACTCACTTGTCATATATTTTCAAGTGTATGAATTGACTCCATACGTGTACGGCTTCCCTTACTTTCCAATTATCATCAAAGATATAGAAGGAATTATTCGGGAAGGTGGAATTCTAGAAAAAATGATTCCTTTCTAG
- a CDS encoding HAD family hydrolase has protein sequence MKKAIFFDLDDTLLWDNKSVSVAFHKTCAFAATHVNIDPLELEQAVRAEASALYDTYETRTFTQMIGINPFEGLWGTFDDPSEDFQKMKVIVPEYQQLAWTKGLEKLGIVNEELGRKLAEYFPKMRKESPFVYEETYEVLDQLKGKYTLLLMTNGSPSLQNIKLEITPEIATYFDHILISGAFGKGKPDPSIFEHALEIVGMTADDVLMVGDNLMTDILGSSKVGMQSVWINREEKPVSEEVTPTYTIENLKELLTLLA, from the coding sequence ATGAAAAAAGCAATTTTTTTTGACTTAGATGATACTTTACTATGGGACAATAAAAGTGTGTCCGTTGCGTTTCACAAAACATGTGCATTTGCTGCAACACATGTTAACATCGATCCACTTGAATTAGAACAAGCCGTACGTGCAGAAGCAAGTGCATTGTACGATACATATGAAACACGCACATTCACTCAAATGATCGGTATTAATCCCTTTGAAGGATTATGGGGAACATTTGACGACCCTTCTGAGGATTTTCAAAAAATGAAAGTCATCGTACCAGAGTATCAACAATTAGCATGGACAAAGGGATTAGAGAAGCTAGGGATTGTTAATGAAGAATTAGGTAGAAAGTTAGCAGAATATTTTCCGAAAATGCGAAAAGAAAGCCCCTTTGTATATGAAGAAACCTATGAAGTGTTAGATCAATTAAAAGGAAAGTATACATTGCTATTAATGACAAATGGCTCGCCAAGTCTTCAAAACATTAAATTGGAAATCACACCGGAGATTGCCACATACTTTGACCATATACTTATCTCTGGAGCATTTGGTAAAGGTAAGCCTGATCCATCCATCTTTGAGCATGCACTAGAAATTGTCGGAATGACGGCAGATGACGTATTGATGGTCGGTGATAATCTAATGACCGACATATTAGGCTCCTCTAAGGTCGGTATGCAATCCGTGTGGATCAATCGCGAAGAAAAACCTGTTAGTGAAGAAGTAACGCCTACGTACACAATTGAGAACTTAAAAGAACTATTGACGCTGCTTGCATAA
- the serA gene encoding phosphoglycerate dehydrogenase, whose protein sequence is MTFNILISDPLSEDGIFPLREAEGFNIVVDTTLTPEQLGEKIGEFDALLVRSQTQVTREIIEKGTNLKIIGRAGVGVDNIDLTAATERGIIVVNAPDGNTNSAAEHSIAMLMSLARNIPQAFHSLKNKKWDRKTFIGVEVKNKTLGVVGFGRIGQEVAFRAKGQRMNVIAYDPFLTAEKAEKLGVQYGTVEDVIKAADFITVHTPLLKETRHIINKEAFEKMKDGVQIINCARGGIIDEDALYDAIVSGKVAGAALDVFEEEPFVEHKLLTLPQVIATPHLGASTVEAQEIVAIDVSYDVVSFLKNGTVKNPVNLSSVPKDVLAKIEPFFNLVEQLGSFLSDLVEGVPEEVNITYSGELANFDTRPLSRNAVKGLLKSKLGESVNDVNAKFLADRLGITVNESKTSKSKGFTSLITLEMKTAAGTRKVAGTLLNGLGGRIVRVDDFIVDVVPSGYLLFIRHKDQPGAIGRVGTLLASEGINIAAMQVGRSEVGGDAIMMLSIDKHVEESGVDQLKALEDIFDATPIDL, encoded by the coding sequence ATGACATTCAATATTCTAATTAGCGATCCACTAAGCGAAGATGGTATTTTCCCACTAAGAGAAGCAGAGGGATTTAATATCGTTGTAGATACCACGTTAACTCCAGAACAGCTTGGCGAAAAAATTGGTGAGTTTGATGCATTATTAGTTCGTAGCCAAACACAGGTTACTCGTGAGATTATTGAAAAAGGGACTAATTTAAAAATTATTGGTCGTGCTGGAGTTGGGGTAGATAACATTGACTTAACTGCTGCAACAGAACGAGGGATCATCGTTGTTAATGCTCCTGACGGAAATACAAACTCAGCAGCAGAGCATTCTATCGCTATGCTTATGTCTCTAGCTCGCAATATCCCTCAAGCCTTCCATTCTTTGAAAAATAAAAAATGGGATCGCAAAACATTTATCGGTGTAGAAGTGAAGAACAAAACGTTAGGTGTCGTAGGATTCGGAAGAATTGGACAAGAGGTCGCTTTTCGTGCAAAAGGACAACGTATGAACGTCATTGCGTACGATCCATTCCTAACAGCTGAAAAAGCAGAAAAATTAGGAGTTCAATATGGAACAGTAGAGGATGTTATCAAAGCCGCAGATTTTATAACTGTGCATACACCACTATTAAAAGAAACTCGTCACATAATAAATAAAGAAGCTTTTGAAAAGATGAAAGACGGCGTTCAAATTATTAACTGTGCTCGTGGAGGAATTATCGATGAAGATGCATTGTATGATGCAATCGTGTCAGGTAAGGTCGCAGGAGCTGCATTAGATGTTTTTGAGGAAGAACCGTTTGTAGAACATAAATTATTAACGCTTCCTCAGGTTATTGCAACACCTCACTTAGGTGCTAGTACTGTAGAGGCACAAGAAATTGTAGCAATCGATGTATCTTATGACGTAGTGAGCTTCCTGAAAAATGGAACAGTGAAAAATCCAGTAAACCTTTCTTCAGTACCTAAAGATGTCCTAGCTAAAATTGAGCCATTCTTTAATCTAGTAGAGCAATTAGGTTCATTCCTAAGCGATCTTGTTGAAGGAGTCCCAGAGGAGGTAAACATTACTTATTCTGGAGAATTAGCAAACTTCGATACTCGTCCATTATCTCGTAATGCTGTAAAAGGTCTTCTAAAAAGCAAACTAGGAGAATCAGTTAATGATGTAAATGCAAAATTCCTAGCAGACCGTTTAGGTATAACAGTCAATGAATCAAAAACTTCAAAATCAAAAGGATTTACCAGCTTGATAACGCTTGAAATGAAAACTGCAGCCGGAACAAGAAAAGTTGCGGGTACTTTGTTAAATGGCCTAGGTGGCCGTATCGTACGTGTTGATGACTTCATCGTAGACGTTGTTCCATCTGGGTACTTATTGTTTATCCGTCATAAAGACCAACCGGGTGCTATTGGACGCGTAGGAACATTGCTTGCGTCTGAAGGTATCAATATCGCAGCCATGCAAGTAGGTCGTTCCGAAGTAGGTGGAGATGCGATTATGATGCTTTCCATTGATAAGCACGTAGAAGAGTCAGGTGTTGACCAGCTTAAAGCATTAGAAGACATCTTTGATGCAACACCGATTGACCTTTAA
- a CDS encoding aspartate kinase — MKVSKFGGTSVASAVQIRKVAAIVKADPSRKFVVVSAPGKRFDADKKVTDLLIELAVAAIHNEKVEEKLHQVVERYKEIAQGLALDETICDVIEEDLRARINEDQSEVELFVDNIKASGEDNNAKLISTYFTSIGLDSQYINPKTAGLVVNDFPERAQALPQAYDNLNALNNLSGIIVFPGFFGYTPNGVLRTFDRGGSDITGSILAAAVKADLYENFTDVDSVFSANPRVVNHPAEIEEITYREMRELSYAGFSVFHDEALMPVYKSGIPVCIKNTNNPSAPGTNIVAKRKANKRPVTGISADNGFSILYVSKYLMNREIGFGRKLLQILEEEHISYEHTPSGLDDISVIMRSHQLDPEKEVRIMNRVLNELNADDVHFRHHFSMIVIVGEGMNNSTGLAARAASAIANTGANIEMINQGSSEVSLSFGVHESNENKILRALYSEFFSAVTVG, encoded by the coding sequence ATGAAGGTAAGTAAATTTGGCGGAACATCTGTAGCAAGCGCAGTCCAAATCAGAAAAGTGGCTGCAATTGTTAAAGCAGATCCATCTCGTAAATTCGTTGTTGTGTCTGCACCGGGTAAACGCTTCGATGCCGATAAAAAAGTAACAGACTTACTAATCGAATTGGCAGTTGCCGCTATACATAATGAAAAAGTGGAAGAAAAACTCCACCAAGTAGTGGAGCGTTATAAAGAAATTGCACAGGGGCTAGCATTAGACGAGACCATCTGTGACGTTATCGAAGAAGATCTACGAGCACGCATCAATGAAGATCAAAGTGAAGTTGAATTATTTGTAGACAATATTAAAGCAAGTGGAGAAGATAACAACGCAAAACTAATTTCTACTTATTTCACAAGCATTGGTCTTGACTCTCAATATATTAATCCCAAGACTGCTGGATTAGTCGTAAATGATTTTCCTGAACGAGCTCAAGCATTGCCACAAGCATACGACAATCTAAATGCATTAAACAACCTTTCTGGCATTATTGTTTTCCCGGGCTTTTTTGGATATACACCAAACGGAGTTCTTCGTACATTCGATCGTGGAGGATCGGACATCACTGGCTCTATACTAGCAGCTGCGGTAAAAGCTGATTTATATGAAAACTTTACCGATGTCGACTCCGTATTTTCCGCTAATCCTAGAGTAGTTAATCATCCTGCGGAAATAGAAGAAATAACATATCGGGAAATGCGTGAGCTTTCCTATGCAGGCTTCTCTGTTTTTCATGATGAAGCATTAATGCCTGTTTATAAAAGCGGTATCCCAGTATGTATTAAAAATACAAATAATCCATCAGCACCTGGCACGAATATAGTAGCTAAACGTAAAGCAAACAAACGTCCTGTCACTGGAATTTCTGCTGATAACGGATTTTCTATTTTATATGTCAGTAAATATTTGATGAACCGAGAAATTGGGTTTGGTCGTAAGCTACTTCAAATTTTAGAAGAAGAGCATATTTCATATGAACACACACCATCAGGATTAGACGACATTTCCGTTATCATGCGTAGTCATCAATTGGATCCAGAAAAAGAAGTGCGTATAATGAATCGTGTATTAAACGAACTAAACGCAGATGATGTACATTTCCGTCATCATTTTTCTATGATTGTTATTGTAGGAGAAGGTATGAATAATAGTACTGGACTGGCAGCACGTGCTGCATCTGCTATTGCAAATACTGGTGCAAATATTGAAATGATTAACCAAGGCTCTTCAGAGGTCAGCCTTTCATTTGGAGTACATGAAAGTAATGAGAACAAAATACTGCGTGCACTATACAGTGAATTTTTCTCTGCTGTAACAGTTGGATAA
- a CDS encoding ketoacyl-ACP synthase III produces MTNIRIKAVDVYHAKKQVNNDVYLEHFKKQGKDITNFLNIMGRKKRYVIDNPEENTITMAIEATNRVLKKVGLEGKDIDMIIFSTQVPEVTVPTNAMFIHNAIQAKKGTVIFDMNANCAGMTIAVEQASRYMKSNPHVNTALVVGSDYLSLVADPKDAMTYANFGDASSAIILEKTSNDTGFVDAMFEVDSSNRNNILYPHKGLSQTIKAGESAEFMHWLPFDGTMSLPYTYEMFEAILERNQLKIDDVDVFCLSQFAKVNMDEIQKHFNIPEEKIIYVGDRYGYTGTSSPFIALHEGIETGKIKRGDLILFWTIGGGHEFITMLFRY; encoded by the coding sequence ATGACTAACATTAGAATTAAAGCAGTGGATGTTTACCATGCGAAAAAGCAAGTAAACAATGACGTTTACCTTGAACACTTTAAAAAACAAGGAAAAGATATTACAAATTTCTTGAATATTATGGGAAGAAAAAAGCGTTATGTCATTGATAATCCCGAAGAAAATACAATTACTATGGCGATTGAAGCAACAAATCGGGTGTTGAAAAAAGTGGGATTAGAAGGTAAGGATATAGATATGATTATTTTTTCTACTCAAGTACCTGAAGTAACTGTTCCAACCAATGCTATGTTCATTCATAATGCTATTCAAGCAAAAAAAGGAACAGTTATTTTTGATATGAATGCAAATTGCGCTGGTATGACAATAGCAGTAGAGCAGGCGTCACGATATATGAAATCCAATCCACATGTTAATACCGCACTTGTGGTAGGCTCTGATTATCTTTCATTGGTGGCTGATCCTAAGGATGCAATGACCTATGCTAACTTTGGAGATGCTTCTTCTGCAATTATATTAGAAAAGACTTCGAATGATACAGGATTTGTTGACGCGATGTTTGAAGTAGACTCAAGTAACCGAAATAATATCTTATATCCCCATAAGGGATTATCTCAAACAATTAAAGCTGGTGAAAGTGCAGAATTCATGCATTGGCTACCATTTGACGGAACGATGTCTCTGCCTTATACGTATGAAATGTTCGAAGCCATTTTAGAAAGAAATCAGCTTAAAATTGATGATGTGGATGTGTTCTGCTTATCTCAATTTGCTAAAGTAAATATGGATGAAATTCAAAAACATTTTAATATACCTGAAGAAAAAATTATTTATGTAGGAGACAGGTACGGATATACTGGTACGAGCAGTCCTTTTATTGCCCTTCATGAAGGAATCGAAACTGGTAAGATAAAGCGTGGAGACCTAATATTATTTTGGACAATCGGTGGCGGTCACGAGTTCATTACTATGTTATTTAGATATTAA
- a CDS encoding bifunctional NUDIX hydrolase family protein/GNAT family N-acetyltransferase produces the protein MEQWDILNEFREKTGKTWIRGDEMSEGDFHQVVHIWIMNDKGEFLIQQRQPWKIGWPNMWDCAAAGSVLIGETSEMGAIREAKEELGIELKMEHAEVMFTVKFSRGFDDHWLVKQEIDMEQLNLQYEEVADARWVTVNEILMLVESGEFIPYQILEPLFEMSMSSISLRKASLSDAEELFAMQKKVFQPIYEKYQDHDTSPVFQSFERFTERLQIGDYFKIVEHGLLVGSVHVYPKSSGIMRLHMINILQQFQGKGIAQKVMRRLESMYPEAVSWELDTIKQEHRNCYLYEKIGYVQTGEEWKVNEQMTLVHYTKTNSFNHLKPIST, from the coding sequence ATGGAACAATGGGATATCTTAAATGAGTTCAGAGAGAAAACAGGAAAGACCTGGATAAGAGGAGATGAAATGAGTGAAGGGGACTTTCATCAGGTTGTTCATATTTGGATTATGAATGATAAAGGAGAGTTTCTTATTCAACAACGTCAACCATGGAAAATAGGGTGGCCTAATATGTGGGACTGTGCTGCAGCAGGGTCTGTTTTAATAGGAGAAACTAGTGAAATGGGTGCTATTCGCGAAGCTAAAGAAGAATTAGGCATTGAGTTAAAAATGGAGCATGCAGAAGTGATGTTTACTGTAAAGTTTTCTCGTGGTTTTGATGACCATTGGTTGGTAAAACAAGAGATAGATATGGAGCAATTAAATCTGCAATACGAAGAGGTAGCTGATGCTAGATGGGTAACAGTAAATGAAATCCTCATGCTAGTCGAAAGTGGAGAGTTCATCCCGTATCAAATTTTGGAACCGCTTTTTGAGATGAGTATGTCATCTATTTCACTTAGGAAGGCTAGTTTATCAGATGCTGAGGAATTATTTGCTATGCAAAAAAAGGTGTTTCAACCTATTTATGAAAAATATCAGGATCATGATACGAGTCCGGTTTTCCAATCGTTTGAAAGATTTACAGAACGTCTGCAAATAGGGGACTACTTTAAAATCGTTGAACATGGTTTGTTGGTAGGAAGTGTCCATGTTTATCCGAAGTCTTCAGGCATTATGCGATTACATATGATAAATATTTTACAACAGTTTCAGGGTAAAGGAATTGCCCAAAAGGTCATGAGACGTCTTGAAAGTATGTATCCTGAAGCGGTGAGCTGGGAGCTAGATACGATTAAGCAGGAGCATAGAAATTGCTATTTATACGAGAAGATAGGCTATGTCCAAACAGGGGAAGAATGGAAGGTAAATGAGCAGATGACCCTTGTTCACTATACGAAAACGAATAGTTTTAACCATTTGAAACCAATTTCAACATAA